Below is a window of Rhodamnia argentea isolate NSW1041297 chromosome 11, ASM2092103v1, whole genome shotgun sequence DNA.
CAGATAAAGCCAACGAGGTTAGTTTCTTCACTTGAATCTGTCTTAGCTCCTTCTGTTACAAGATCGATCCAAAAGCATATGTCACATCTCATCTCATCTTATCTCTCGCCCGCTAATTTGGGAACGGCGACCGTGTTCGTCCGAGTGTCCGCACAGTTTCTgctgtttctttttctcctcgGTCAGCATTTGTGTGGAGGAGCGAAAACTACACCGTGTACTTGTTATCTGGATTGGAATTTTGTCTAACTCCCGCAAGATCTAATGCAGAACTCAGGAGGAAATCATCTGcatcatttttgttttcataaATGGAAGTATTCTCCGCAAAATGGATGACCGAAATGGTaacatagcttttttttttccccctaactTTGTGCTATAAAAACTATGCATGCAATGCCTAATTTAAGATCTGTTTCCATAGCGTCGTAACAAACCTTTTTGTTTCTGCCATTTGGTATCACAAATGTTACAGAGAATGGATGAATTTAACAACTTCATCCACCAATACAACGCCAACTCTCCTGATAATGGAGGACTAATGACTGAAGAAATTGCCACTGCACTGGGAGAGACTAATAACAAGAACAGTAACTTGCCAAACTGTTTGTATCCGAACCTTCATCCTTCATACCCTCCTTTCACTTCCCAGAACTCCatcacctccaccaccaccaccaccaccacgacgTGCAGTGACTCGTCCAGCGAGAGATCTTGGACCGGCCATGAGAGGCCTGTCAAGCTCTTGAAGGCCAGCACCTGCGGTTCTTCCTCATCCTCACACCTCGTTTCGTTCGGTACATCGGCTTCAATGGCCTCAAACCCGCAACAGCAAGTTTATGGGAACTGCGCAACTCCCAAGAAAGAGGCAGCTCCTCAAGAGTACAATATGAATTTCGGGTCTTTGAGCTCACCTGGTGTTTATCCAAATAACCAAAACTCCGGCCCAAAGTGCGGTCTGGGGATTAAGAGAGCTTACCCTGTTTCAAGGACTCCATCAAGTGCTCAAGACCATATTTTAGctgaaaggaggaggagagagaagcttagCCAGAGGTTTATTGCTCTATCTGCCATTGTTCCAGGCTTAAAAAAGGTACTAAATGGAGATTTCTATGAGTTGAATCATATCAAATATATGCCACAAAATAGACACTCGTGATACGCAGAAGGGTAATCGCAATTGATCAAATCGATCGCTTTTGAAATCGAATAACTtaatttatctctttttttctaCAGATGGACAAGGCCTCTGTTCTTGGAGATGCCATCAAGTACTTGAAACAGCTTCAAGAACGCGTGAAGTCGCTAGAGGAGCAGTCCAAGAAGAAAACCGTGGAGTCGGTGGTCTTCGTGAAGAAGTATCAGATCAGCACCGACGATGACAGTTCGTCTTGCGACGAGTCCTCGGATGGTCATCCTGCTGACCAAGCATTGCCGGAGATCGAAGCTCGGGTCGCGGACAAGGACGTGCTCATCCGCATTCACTGCGAGAATCAGAAGGCTATTGCAGCCAGAATCTTTGGGGAAGTGGAAAAGCTTCACCTTTCCGTTGTTCAAAGCAATGTCGTGAGATTTGGCAGCGCCACTCTCGACATCACCATTGTTGCTCAGGTAAAAATATAAATCTGAGCATCTTCCTCTAAGTTGACTAGTAATTACTCCAACATGAAATGAATGTAAAAGGGTCTTTTGTTGGGCTTGAAGCGCTTTGCCACTTTTGAACCTCTGTGAAAATACAATGCTTGATTGTAAACTTGGGTTCTTTTGTCTTAAAAGTTGCTAAACGTTCGTGTTTCACGCCATCGAATTCGAAGCAATTATTCTCTATTTATTT
It encodes the following:
- the LOC115739402 gene encoding transcription factor bHLH18 — encoded protein: MEVFSAKWMTEMRMDEFNNFIHQYNANSPDNGGLMTEEIATALGETNNKNSNLPNCLYPNLHPSYPPFTSQNSITSTTTTTTTTCSDSSSERSWTGHERPVKLLKASTCGSSSSSHLVSFGTSASMASNPQQQVYGNCATPKKEAAPQEYNMNFGSLSSPGVYPNNQNSGPKCGLGIKRAYPVSRTPSSAQDHILAERRRREKLSQRFIALSAIVPGLKKMDKASVLGDAIKYLKQLQERVKSLEEQSKKKTVESVVFVKKYQISTDDDSSSCDESSDGHPADQALPEIEARVADKDVLIRIHCENQKAIAARIFGEVEKLHLSVVQSNVVRFGSATLDITIVAQMDDGFSLTVKEIVKNLRSSLLKSRFK